In one window of Lampris incognitus isolate fLamInc1 chromosome 3, fLamInc1.hap2, whole genome shotgun sequence DNA:
- the LOC130108975 gene encoding uncharacterized protein K02A2.6-like: protein YALREAVERELAKLEAEGVISPINYSEWAAPIVCVPKKDDSVRICGDYKVTINPWLNVEQYPLPKTQDLFAKLAGGQQFTKLDLSQAYQQVLLEDNSRHCLTINTHRGLYHYNRLPYGVASAPAIFQKFMDQVLQGMEGVICYLDDILITGKDTERHLTNLEEVLGRLETYNLRVKREKCAFMRNSVSYLGHVIDAMGIHPMKEKTDAIQRAPVPKNVTELRAFLALLNYYGK from the coding sequence tatgcattaagagaagccgtagagagagaactggcaaaattggaagctgaaggtgtcatctcacccattaattacagtgagtgggcagctcccatagtttgtgtgcctaaaaaggatgatagtgtgagaatatgtggagactacaaggtcaccatcaatccatggttgaatgtggaacagtatccactacccaaaacccaagatttatttgctaaactagcaggaggtcagcagtttaccaaattagacttgtcgcaggcttatcagcaagttctgttagaggacaattcaagacattgcctaactatcaacacacacagagggttgtatcactacaataggttaccctacggtgttgctagcgcccctgctatttttcaaaagtttatggatcaggttcttcagggcatggaaggggtcatctgttatttagatgacatcttaattactggaaaagatacagaaaggcacctgactaacttggaagaggtgcttggtagacttgaaacttacaatctcagggttaaaagagagaagtgtgcattcatgcggaacagcgtttcatacttagggcatgtcattgatgccatgggcatacatccaatgaaggaaaagacagatgctattcagagggctccagttccaaaaaatgtaactgaactccgggcattcttagctctgttaaactactatgggaag